Proteins from one Eubalaena glacialis isolate mEubGla1 chromosome 8, mEubGla1.1.hap2.+ XY, whole genome shotgun sequence genomic window:
- the LOC133096348 gene encoding LOW QUALITY PROTEIN: protein Spindly-like (The sequence of the model RefSeq protein was modified relative to this genomic sequence to represent the inferred CDS: inserted 1 base in 1 codon; substituted 1 base at 1 genomic stop codon), which yields MEADIIADLRCKLKEVEEERLKAAQYGLQLVESQNELQNQLDKCRNEMMTMTENYEQEKYTLQREVELKSRMLESLSSECEAIKQQQKMHLEKLEEQLSRSHGQEVNQLKNKLEKLKAELDEARLSEKQLKHKVDHXELLSCKSEEMRIMSERVHESISSEMLALQIELTEMESMKTTLKEEVNELQYRQEQLELLNTNLMRQVDRLKEEKEEXQKEAVSYYNALEKARVANQDLQVQLDQALQQALDPNSKGNSLFAEVEDRRAAMERQLISMKVKYQSLKKQNAFNREQMQRMKLQIATLLQMKGSQAEFEQQERLLAMLEQKNGEIKHLLGEIRNLEKFKSLYESMESKPSANSVALEDDTYYTDLLQIKLENLNKENESTKGELSIQRMKALFESQQALDIERKLFLNERCLQLSQSENMKLRAKLDELKLKYEPEEKIEVPVLKKRREVLPVDITTPNDVCTTSAVEEEVYRLPPQNEEVQSCPNNLEDNLQLEKTVSVSTSGVILSPYKNLSVGIQPRKEKKCVKLIGVPAESEALSERSGNTPNSPRLAAESRLQTEVKEGKETASKLEKATCKKSHPIVYVSSKSTPETQCPQQ from the exons ATGGAGGCAGATATAATAGCAGATCTTCGATGCAAGCTCAAAGAAGTTGAAGAAGAGCGACTAAAAGCTGCACAGTATGGTTTACAACTAGTGGAGAGCCAGAACGAATTGCAGAATCAATTGGATAAATGTCGTAATGAAATGATGACCATGACTGAGAATTATGAACAAGAAAAATATACTCTTCAGAGAGAAGTTGAGCTCAAGAGTCGAATGTTAGAAAGTCTGAGCTCTGAATGTGAAgctattaaacaacaacaaaaaatgcacCTGGAGAAATTAGAAGAACAGCTGAGCAGAAGCCATGGGCAGGAAGTGAATCAACTAAAAAATAAgttagaaaaactgaaagccgAATTAGATGAAGCTAGGCTTAGTGAAAAGCAGCTGAAGCACAAAGTGGATC CAGAACTCCTTTCTTGCAAATCAGAGGAAATGCGAATAATGTCTGAACGTGTACACGAAAGCATCTCTTCAGAGATGCTGGCTCTTCAAATTGAGCTAACTGAAATGGAAAGTATGAAGACCACCCTCAAAGAAGAAGTGAACGAACTACAGTACAGACAAGAACAGCTAGAACTTCTTAATACTAATTTAATGCGCCAGGTAGACCggcttaaagaagaaaaagaagagtgacAGAAAGAAGCAGTTTCTTACTATAATGCCTTAGAGAAAGCTCGTGTAGCAAATCAAGATCTTCAGGTGCAGCTAGACCAGGCACTCCAGCAAGCCTTGGACCCTAACAGTAAAGGCAACTCTTTGTTTGCAGAGGTGGAAGATCGAAGGGCAGCAATGGAACGTCAGCTTATCAGCATGAAAGTCAAGTATCAGTCACTAAAGaagcaaaatgcatttaatagAGAACAGATGCAAAGAATGAAGTTACAAATCGCCACACTGCTACAAATGAAAGGGTCTCAAGCTGAATTTGAACAGCAGGAACGGTTACTTGCCATGCTGGAGCAAAAGAATGGTGAAATTAAACATCTCTTAGGTGAAATTAGGAATCTGGAGAAATTTAAGAGTTTATATGAAAGTATGGAATCTAAGCCTTCAGCCAACTCTGTTGCTCTGGAAGATGACACCTATTACACAGATTTACTTCAAATAAAGCTTGAAAacttaaacaaagaaaatgaaagcactaaAGGTGAATTGTCTATCCAGCGAATGAAAGCATTATTTGAGAGCCAGCAGGCTCTGGATATTGAGCGAAAACTTTTTTTGAATGAAAGGTGCCTCCAGCTTTCCCAAAGTGAAAATATGAAACTGAGAGCTAAACTAGATGAGTTAAAACTGAAGTATGAACCTGAAGAGAAAATTGAAGTGCCTGTACTCAAAAAGAGGCGTGAGGTACTTCCTGTGGATATAACCACCCCTAATGATGTATGTACCACCAGTGCTGTTGAGGAAGAAGTTTATAGATTACCACCTCAGAACGAGGAGGTACAGTCCTGTCCTAACAATTTAGAAGATAACTTGCAGTTGGAAAAGACAGTTTCTGTAAGCACATCAGGAGTCATTCTGTCTCCTTACAAAAATCTGTCCGTGGGTATTCAgccaaggaaggaaaagaaatgtgtgAAACTTATAGGAGTTCCAGCTGAGTCGGAAGCCTTAAGTGAAAGAAGTGGAAACACCCCTAACTCTCCCAGGTTAGCTGCTGAATCAAGGCTTCAAACAGAAGTTAAAGAAGGTAAAGAAACTGCAAGCAAATTGGAAAAGGCAACCTGTAAGAAATCACACCCTATTGTATACGTGTCCTCCAAATCAACTCCAGAGACCCAGTGCCCTCAGCAGTAA